The window CGGACGGTCGAGCGGTCGGGGGCTTTCAACACCTGGTGATTGCTGTTGTCGCAGTTGTGATTGACCGAGCGGTCGGGGGCTTTCAACACCTGGTGATTGCTGTTGTCGCAGTTGTGATTGACCGAGCGGTCGGGGGCGTTCAACACCTGGTGATTGCTGTTATCGCAGTTGTAATTGACCGAGCGGTCGGGGGCGTTCAACACCTGGTGGCAGTCGTTGAGACTATCGTCGCCTCCTGCTAGCCACCGATACCGTCAAGCCCCGTCCCCCTTACCCACGACGTATGCGCGACGAGGCGGCAATCCGCGATCGGATCGCCGAACTTGAGGCCGAGTACGACAGCCACGACCCGCCGTCCTCGGCGCTGGAGGACGAGGCCGAGGTGGCCATCCTCCGGGCCATCGAGGAACTGGAGTGGGTGCTCGAGGAGCACGACGCGGAGGGCGGGTTCACGACCTGACGCGCCGGCCGGGTGGTGGGTCCGGACGACTCCTGGCTCGTCAGGCGCCGGCGGTCTCGGCCGCCGAGTCGGGGCCCATGACTCCCGCGGCCTCCAGCAGGTCCTTGTACCGGTTGCGGATGGTGACTTCGGAGATATCGGCCACGTCGCCGACCTCGCTCTGGGTGAGCCCCTCGCTCGTGAGGAGCGAGCCGGCGTACAGCGCGGCCGCCGCGATGCCAACGGGTGACTTGCCCGAGAGGAGCTGTTCCTCGCTGGCGGTCTCGATGAGTTCGACGGCCTTGCGCTCGGTGGCGTCGCCGGCATCGAGCTCGCTCGCGAACCGGGGCAGGTACTCCGTCGGGTCCGCCGGCTCGATGGCGAGGTTCAGCTCCTTGACGATGTAGCGGTAGGCGCGTTTGAACTCCTCCTTGTCGACGCGGCAGACCCGCGCGACCTCGTCGAGGCTCCGCGGGACGTTCGCCTGCCGCGCGGCGGCGTAGACGGCCGCGGTCGCGATGCCCTCGATGGAGCGGCCGGGGAGCAGGTTCTCGTCGAGCGCGCGGCGGTAGATGACCGAGGCGGTCTCGCGGACGTTGTCCGGGAGGCCCAGGGCGCTAGCCATCCGGTCGATTTCCCCGAGGGCCTGCTTGAGGTTGCGCTCCTTGGAGTCGCGGGTGCGGAACCGCTCGTTCCAGGTGCGGAGGCGCTGCATCTTCTGGCGCTGCTTGCTGGACAGGCTGTTGCCGTAGGCGTCCTTGTCCTGCCAGCCGATGTTGGTCGAGAGCCCCTTGTCGTGCATCATGTTGGTCGTCGGGGCGCCGACGCGGCTCTTCTCGTCTTTCTCCTGGGCGTCGAACGCGCGCCACTCGGGGCCGCGGTCGATGCTATCCTCCTCGACGACGAGCCCACAGTCCTCGCAGACGGTCTCGCCGTGCTCCGTGTCGACGCTCAGGCTCCCGCCGCACTCCGGGCAGACGAGCGTCGCCTGTGTCTCCTCGTCCTCGACTGCCGGCTGTGTCTCCTCGGACGACCGCTCGGCACGCTGGGTGAGTCGAGTGTCGGACATGGATTCGTGGTGGTGGTGGCGTCGCGGGTCGGTCCGGCTGGCGGTGCCCGTTGCCGGTTCGACGCCGGTCGGCACGGGCCGCCGTTCGTACGCGAACGTAGGACCGTCCGCTCCCTCAGCGCTGTGCCGAACAGTTTGGCGTTTATTATGCCCACCCGTGGATGGGCCCCTGCACGGTATCCCCGCCCTGCTCGTCGGTGTGTGTCTCCGTCCCACGGTTTATTTCGCTGGGGCTCGTAGCCCCTCGTGTCATGTACGACCCGCAGGTCTACGGCCTGCTCGGGGCCGTCCTGCTGCTGCACCTCGGGACGCTCGTGTACGTCTACATCCGGCGGAACGGGGACGAGGGCTCGCCAGCCCCGGACCGGGACGGCGAGACCGTCGACCGGGGCACCGAGACCGCGGTCGACGCCGGCACGGAGGCCGACGAGACGGTGGTCTGTACGGAGTGTGGTGTCCGGAACGCGGCTGACTACCGCTTCTGCCGGGCCTGTGTCGCGGACCTCTCGGGAACGCCGGCCCAGGGTGGGAGCGAGGCGTTCTCGAACGCCGCCTGACCGTCCGTCCACATTGCCGGTGGACCGCAGCCAGCCGTCCGCCACGCGTGGCACCGGCCCGGTGTTTCCCGCCCACCTGCCCATTCGCCGAGTCATCTATCCACGTCCGTACGCTATGTGGTGGGTTCGAGTTCCGATTCTCGACTTTATATCTGCATATTGTTCTATCTGTTTCGGTGCTGTGGGTATACGTTCTTGATATTCAGTTCCAGCGGAACGCTTACGTGCGAGAGGCGACGACATCTCTGTGATGAGTGACCGGTCTCGAACGCGGACGTTCTTCGATGCTCTCACGTTCCCGGTGCGGCTGTTGAGCGCCGGGCTCGCCGAGGACGAGAACGCCCGCGTCCGTGTCGAGCAGGACGCGTACGTGCTCGAACTCGACCTGCCGGGATACGACACCGAGGCCTTCGATGTGTCGTGGGACGACGGCTATCTCTCGGTGACTGCGGGCACTGACGACCGCTCGTACGAGAACGAGTTCCA of the Haloglomus salinum genome contains:
- a CDS encoding Hsp20/alpha crystallin family protein, coding for MSDRSRTRTFFDALTFPVRLLSAGLAEDENARVRVEQDAYVLELDLPGYDTEAFDVSWDDGYLSVTAGTDDRSYENEFHFPSVVRAADIRATYDADEGRLTVTLPVYGRRPPGGATAEQGAAD
- a CDS encoding transcription initiation factor IIB, which translates into the protein MSDTRLTQRAERSSEETQPAVEDEETQATLVCPECGGSLSVDTEHGETVCEDCGLVVEEDSIDRGPEWRAFDAQEKDEKSRVGAPTTNMMHDKGLSTNIGWQDKDAYGNSLSSKQRQKMQRLRTWNERFRTRDSKERNLKQALGEIDRMASALGLPDNVRETASVIYRRALDENLLPGRSIEGIATAAVYAAARQANVPRSLDEVARVCRVDKEEFKRAYRYIVKELNLAIEPADPTEYLPRFASELDAGDATERKAVELIETASEEQLLSGKSPVGIAAAALYAGSLLTSEGLTQSEVGDVADISEVTIRNRYKDLLEAAGVMGPDSAAETAGA
- a CDS encoding DUF7577 domain-containing protein, coding for MYDPQVYGLLGAVLLLHLGTLVYVYIRRNGDEGSPAPDRDGETVDRGTETAVDAGTEADETVVCTECGVRNAADYRFCRACVADLSGTPAQGGSEAFSNAA